A genome region from Thermomonospora amylolytica includes the following:
- a CDS encoding GlxA family transcriptional regulator, with product MHRVVALVRPPQSTFELACAAQVFGIERSGLPTRYAFSVCAERPGPVATYAGYDMLVTDGLDALDRADTVVVPGWLPAKEPPSPAVVRALRRAHSHGTRVVSICSGAFALAHAGLLDGRRATTHWALADELAARFPRIRVDPNVLYVDHGDVATSAGAGAGFDLCMHLVRRDQGARYAAHIARTMVMPPHREGGQLQYSAPPHPAQIDGTLAPLLEWITARLGEPLTIESMAAHAGVSTRTLARRFADQLGTSPGQWLLAQRIAAARDLLESSDLPLDAVARRVGLSSATNLRRRFLNTLGTTPGAYRRAFRAGPR from the coding sequence ATGCATCGCGTGGTGGCGCTCGTCCGCCCGCCGCAATCGACCTTCGAACTCGCCTGCGCGGCCCAGGTGTTCGGGATCGAGCGGTCCGGACTCCCGACGCGGTACGCCTTCAGCGTGTGCGCCGAGCGCCCCGGCCCGGTCGCGACGTACGCCGGGTACGACATGCTCGTGACCGACGGGCTGGACGCGCTCGACCGTGCGGACACCGTGGTCGTCCCGGGCTGGCTGCCGGCCAAGGAGCCGCCCTCACCCGCGGTCGTCCGGGCGCTGCGCCGCGCGCACTCCCACGGAACGCGGGTGGTCAGCATCTGCTCCGGCGCCTTCGCGCTGGCGCACGCCGGTCTGCTGGACGGACGACGGGCGACCACCCACTGGGCGCTGGCGGACGAGCTGGCCGCGCGCTTCCCGCGCATCCGGGTCGACCCGAACGTGCTGTACGTGGACCACGGTGACGTGGCGACCAGTGCCGGTGCCGGGGCCGGCTTCGACCTGTGCATGCACCTGGTCCGCCGTGACCAGGGCGCCCGGTACGCCGCGCACATCGCACGGACCATGGTCATGCCGCCCCACCGCGAGGGCGGGCAGTTGCAGTACTCGGCACCGCCGCACCCCGCACAGATCGACGGCACGCTCGCGCCGTTGCTGGAGTGGATCACCGCCAGGCTCGGCGAGCCCCTGACCATCGAGAGCATGGCCGCGCACGCGGGCGTCTCAACGCGCACCCTGGCCCGGCGGTTCGCCGACCAGCTCGGCACCAGCCCCGGGCAGTGGCTGCTCGCCCAGCGGATCGCCGCGGCCCGGGACCTGCTGGAGTCCTCCGACCTCCCCCTGGACGCCGTCGCCCGCCGCGTCGGTCTCTCCTCGGCCACCAACCTCCGCAGGCGCTTCCTCAACACCCTGGGCACAACACCGGGCGCCTACCGCCGCGCGTTCCGAGCCGGACCACGATGA
- a CDS encoding cupin domain-containing protein: protein MTTEQNTPACVWSAVRDAPVRELFPGIRARLLWEGDNGAKAAVLEMDANTRWQGVDVHEPGPEEVFVLSGVFNDGDRDYPAGTFIHAPAGSSHVPQTTTGCTLFLFYPEG from the coding sequence ATGACGACAGAGCAGAACACGCCCGCCTGTGTGTGGTCCGCCGTCCGGGACGCCCCGGTCCGTGAACTGTTCCCAGGCATCCGCGCGCGCCTGCTGTGGGAGGGGGACAACGGCGCGAAGGCCGCCGTGCTGGAGATGGACGCGAACACGCGCTGGCAGGGGGTCGACGTCCACGAACCGGGCCCCGAAGAGGTCTTCGTGCTCTCCGGCGTCTTCAACGACGGCGACCGGGACTACCCGGCCGGCACCTTCATCCACGCCCCCGCGGGCTCCTCGCACGTCCCGCAGACGACGACGGGCTGCACGCTGTTCCTCTTCTACCCGGAGGGTTAG
- a CDS encoding DoxX family protein translates to MTDRSTRGLVALLAGAGTMHFLAPRPFDALIPRRLPGSPRAWTYLSGVAELACAAAIANPRTRRAGALAAAGLFVAVFPGNVKMAVDWRRRPLPQRAVAYGRLPLQVPLVLWATRVARSAD, encoded by the coding sequence ATGACCGACCGCTCCACCCGTGGCCTGGTGGCCCTGCTGGCCGGTGCCGGGACCATGCACTTCCTGGCGCCCCGCCCGTTCGACGCCCTGATCCCGCGCCGCCTGCCCGGCAGCCCGCGCGCCTGGACGTACCTGAGCGGCGTCGCCGAGCTGGCGTGCGCGGCGGCGATCGCCAACCCGCGCACCCGCCGGGCCGGGGCGCTGGCCGCCGCAGGGCTGTTCGTCGCGGTCTTCCCCGGCAACGTCAAGATGGCCGTCGACTGGCGCCGACGCCCTCTCCCCCAGCGCGCCGTCGCCTACGGCCGCCTGCCGCTGCAGGTGCCCCTGGTCCTGTGGGCGACCCGGGTGGCCCGCTCCGCCGACTGA
- a CDS encoding LuxR C-terminal-related transcriptional regulator → MVAGLDDGWADAVDGALATLVDRAGVDVAFGARVVPGGDRMVIHRLRGTRTAALQDLVIRNGTGLGGKAMLLKRPVTVTDYVRAREISHHYDGPVSREGLHSIMAVPVVTAGQVTGVLYAGLRQRLELGERMQRLAMGLAGEVRRRLAAPPRPPAPLEGAPADMRLRDACRELGAIIERVADPAVRADLEALRRRMTGDPLPRRTAVPRAVLSRRELEALAHAAAGLPNAEIAARMGLSPGTVKAYLRSVMRKLGARNRIEAVNAARALGYSL, encoded by the coding sequence ATGGTCGCGGGGCTGGATGACGGATGGGCCGACGCCGTCGACGGCGCGCTCGCCACGCTGGTCGACAGGGCCGGGGTGGACGTCGCGTTCGGGGCCAGGGTGGTGCCCGGCGGGGACCGGATGGTGATCCACCGGCTGCGGGGGACGCGCACGGCCGCGTTGCAGGATCTCGTCATCCGCAACGGGACGGGGCTCGGGGGCAAGGCCATGCTGCTCAAACGACCGGTCACGGTGACCGACTACGTGCGGGCGCGGGAGATCAGCCACCACTACGACGGGCCGGTGTCGCGGGAGGGCCTGCACTCGATCATGGCCGTTCCGGTGGTCACCGCCGGCCAGGTGACCGGGGTGCTGTACGCGGGGCTGCGGCAGCGGCTGGAACTGGGCGAGCGGATGCAGCGGCTGGCGATGGGCCTGGCCGGAGAGGTCCGCCGCCGGCTGGCCGCCCCGCCCCGGCCGCCCGCGCCGCTGGAGGGCGCGCCCGCCGACATGCGCCTGCGCGACGCCTGCCGCGAGCTGGGCGCGATCATCGAACGGGTCGCCGATCCCGCCGTACGCGCCGACCTGGAGGCGCTGCGCCGCCGCATGACCGGCGACCCCCTGCCGCGGCGGACGGCCGTCCCGCGGGCCGTGCTGTCCCGCCGCGAACTGGAGGCCCTGGCGCACGCCGCCGCCGGGCTGCCCAACGCCGAGATCGCCGCCCGGATGGGCCTGTCCCCGGGCACCGTCAAGGCGTATCTGCGCAGCGTGATGCGCAAACTCGGCGCCCGCAACCGGATCGAGGCCGTCAACGCCGCCCGCGCCCTCGGCTACTCCCTTTAG
- a CDS encoding AMP-binding protein — translation MAVELSYASGTSDTPLLGDTIGANFDRTVGAHPGRDALIEHHTGRRWTYAEMAAEVDAVALGLHGRGVRKGDRVGIWAPNCAEWTFTQYATAKLGAILVNINPAYRVHELEYVLKQAGVSTLIATPAFKTSDYAAMIEQVRPRCPGLERVLLIGGEDWNAMVAEGRRADPAVLREIAATLTMDDPINIQYTSGTTGFPKGATLSHHNILNNGFFVGELCRYTEQDRICIPVPFYHCFGMVMGNLAATTHGACMVIPAPSFDPAATLEAVAAHGCTSLYGVPTMFIAELNDPALESADLSTLRTGIMAGSPCPVEVMKQVIERMGMHEVTICYGMTETSPVSTQTRFDDSLDRRVATVGRVHPHLEVKIVDPATGITVPRGEPGELCTRGYSVMLGYWEQPDKTAEVIDTARWMHTGDLAVMDADGYVSITGRIKDMVIRGGENIYPREIEEFLYTHPDIVDAQVIGVPDAKYGEELMAWVKLREGAPELTAEKLREFCTGRLAHYKIPRYVHVVDSFPMTVTGKVRKVEMRERAVEILGLPGDAGH, via the coding sequence ATGGCCGTCGAGCTGAGCTACGCGTCGGGAACGTCCGACACCCCGCTGCTCGGGGACACCATCGGGGCGAACTTCGACCGCACGGTCGGGGCCCACCCCGGCCGGGACGCCCTGATCGAGCACCACACCGGCCGCCGCTGGACGTACGCCGAGATGGCCGCCGAGGTCGACGCCGTCGCGCTCGGCCTGCACGGGCGGGGCGTGCGCAAGGGCGACCGGGTGGGGATCTGGGCGCCGAACTGCGCCGAATGGACGTTCACCCAGTACGCCACCGCCAAGCTGGGCGCGATCCTGGTCAACATCAACCCGGCCTACCGGGTGCACGAGCTGGAGTACGTCCTCAAGCAGGCCGGGGTGAGCACCCTCATCGCCACGCCGGCCTTCAAGACCTCCGACTACGCCGCGATGATCGAGCAGGTCCGCCCGCGGTGCCCGGGCCTGGAGCGCGTGCTGCTCATCGGGGGCGAGGACTGGAACGCCATGGTCGCCGAGGGACGCCGGGCCGACCCCGCCGTCCTGCGCGAGATCGCCGCGACCCTCACCATGGACGACCCGATCAACATCCAGTACACGTCGGGCACCACCGGCTTCCCCAAGGGCGCCACGCTCTCGCACCACAACATCCTCAACAACGGCTTCTTCGTCGGGGAGCTGTGCCGCTACACCGAGCAGGACCGGATCTGCATCCCGGTGCCCTTCTACCACTGCTTCGGCATGGTGATGGGCAACCTCGCGGCCACCACCCACGGCGCCTGCATGGTGATCCCGGCCCCCTCGTTCGACCCCGCCGCCACCCTGGAGGCGGTCGCCGCGCACGGCTGCACCTCCCTGTACGGGGTGCCGACCATGTTCATCGCCGAGCTGAACGACCCCGCGCTGGAGTCGGCCGATCTGTCCACCCTGCGCACCGGGATCATGGCCGGCTCGCCCTGCCCCGTCGAGGTGATGAAGCAGGTCATCGAGCGGATGGGCATGCACGAGGTGACCATCTGCTACGGCATGACCGAGACCTCGCCGGTGTCCACCCAGACCCGCTTCGACGACTCGCTGGACCGGCGGGTCGCCACGGTCGGCCGCGTCCACCCGCATCTGGAGGTCAAGATCGTGGACCCGGCCACCGGGATCACCGTGCCGCGCGGCGAGCCCGGCGAGCTGTGCACCCGGGGCTACTCGGTGATGCTGGGCTACTGGGAGCAGCCCGACAAGACCGCCGAGGTGATCGACACCGCCCGCTGGATGCACACCGGCGACCTGGCGGTGATGGACGCCGACGGGTACGTGTCCATCACCGGGCGGATCAAGGACATGGTGATCCGCGGCGGCGAGAACATCTACCCGCGCGAGATCGAGGAGTTCCTCTACACCCACCCCGACATCGTGGACGCGCAGGTCATCGGTGTTCCGGACGCCAAGTACGGGGAGGAGCTGATGGCGTGGGTCAAGCTCCGCGAAGGGGCGCCGGAGCTGACCGCCGAAAAGCTCCGCGAGTTCTGCACGGGGAGGCTCGCGCACTACAAGATCCCCCGCTACGTGCACGTCGTGGACTCGTTCCCGATGACCGTCACGGGGAAGGTCCGCAAGGTGGAGATGCGCGAGCGCGCCGTGGAGATCCTCGGCCTGCCCGGCGACGCCGGGCACTGA
- a CDS encoding AMP-binding protein, whose protein sequence is MGTPAYERFRAARDLLLRHREDYDTAYREFSWPELEEFNWALDWFDEIARGNDRTALWIVEEDGAEGRWSFAEMSARSNQVANWLAGHGVARGDRIIVMLANQVELWETTLAAMKLGAVVIPATILLTPDDLRDRVERGAARHVVVAAEHTGKFADVAGDYTRIAVGGQVEGWLSYADAYSADTAFTPDRPTRASDPLLLYFTSGTTARPKLVEHTHASYPVGHLSTMYWIGLEPGDVHLNISSPGWAKHAWSNVFAPWNAEATVFIHNYSRFDPERLLREMDRCKVTSFCAPPTVWRMLIQADLGRLSTPPRKVVGAGEPLNPEVIEQVQRAWNVTIRDGFGQTETTVQVANTPGQPIKPGSMGRPVPGYKIELIDLATGKPAQEGEICIDLSQRPLGLMVGYHGDPERTAEAMSNGYYHTGDIASRDEDGYLTYVGRADDVFKASDYRISPFELESVLLEHDAVAEAAVVPAPDPVRLAVPKAYVVLAAGWTPDEKTAAEILRYSREHLAPYKRIRRLEFAELPKTISGKIRRVELRAHAASGASGTEYREEDVLTS, encoded by the coding sequence ATGGGCACGCCCGCCTACGAACGGTTCCGCGCCGCCCGGGACCTCCTGCTGCGGCACCGGGAGGACTACGACACCGCGTACCGCGAGTTCTCCTGGCCGGAACTGGAGGAGTTCAACTGGGCGCTGGACTGGTTCGACGAGATCGCGCGCGGCAACGACCGGACCGCGCTGTGGATCGTCGAGGAGGACGGCGCCGAGGGCCGCTGGTCGTTCGCCGAGATGTCGGCGCGTTCCAACCAGGTCGCCAACTGGCTGGCCGGACACGGGGTGGCCCGCGGCGACCGGATCATCGTGATGCTCGCCAACCAGGTCGAGCTGTGGGAGACCACCCTGGCGGCGATGAAGCTGGGCGCCGTGGTGATCCCCGCGACGATCCTGCTCACCCCCGACGACCTGCGCGACCGGGTGGAACGGGGCGCCGCCAGGCACGTGGTGGTGGCCGCCGAGCACACCGGCAAGTTCGCCGACGTCGCCGGCGACTACACGCGGATCGCGGTGGGCGGGCAGGTCGAGGGCTGGCTCTCGTACGCCGACGCCTACTCCGCGGACACCGCGTTCACGCCGGACCGGCCCACCAGGGCGAGCGACCCGCTGCTGCTGTACTTCACCTCCGGGACGACCGCCAGGCCCAAGCTGGTCGAGCACACCCACGCCTCCTACCCGGTCGGGCACCTGTCCACGATGTACTGGATCGGGCTCGAACCCGGCGACGTGCACCTCAACATCTCCTCGCCCGGCTGGGCCAAGCACGCCTGGAGCAACGTCTTCGCGCCCTGGAACGCCGAGGCGACCGTCTTCATCCACAACTACTCGCGCTTCGACCCCGAACGGCTGCTGCGCGAGATGGACCGCTGCAAGGTGACCAGCTTCTGCGCCCCGCCCACCGTGTGGCGGATGCTCATCCAGGCCGACCTGGGCCGTCTGAGCACCCCGCCGCGCAAGGTGGTCGGCGCGGGCGAGCCGCTCAACCCCGAGGTCATCGAGCAGGTCCAGCGGGCGTGGAACGTCACCATCCGCGACGGCTTCGGGCAGACCGAGACCACCGTGCAGGTCGCCAACACCCCCGGCCAGCCGATCAAGCCCGGGTCCATGGGCCGGCCCGTCCCCGGCTACAAGATCGAGCTGATCGACCTGGCGACCGGGAAGCCGGCGCAGGAGGGGGAGATCTGCATCGACCTGTCCCAGCGGCCGCTCGGGCTGATGGTCGGCTACCACGGCGACCCCGAGCGCACCGCCGAGGCGATGAGCAACGGCTACTACCACACCGGGGACATCGCCTCCCGGGACGAGGACGGCTACCTGACCTACGTGGGCCGGGCCGACGACGTGTTCAAGGCGTCCGACTACCGGATCTCGCCGTTCGAGCTGGAGAGCGTGCTGCTGGAGCACGACGCGGTCGCCGAGGCTGCGGTGGTGCCCGCGCCCGACCCGGTGCGGCTGGCGGTGCCGAAGGCGTACGTGGTGCTCGCCGCCGGGTGGACGCCCGACGAGAAGACCGCGGCGGAGATCCTGCGGTACTCGCGCGAGCACCTGGCCCCCTACAAGCGGATCCGGCGGCTGGAGTTCGCCGAGCTGCCCAAGACCATCTCCGGCAAGATCCGGCGGGTCGAGCTGCGCGCGCACGCCGCCTCGGGGGCGTCCGGCACCGAGTACCGCGAGGAGGACGTGCTGACCTCCTGA
- a CDS encoding NCS2 family permease has protein sequence MNAQEAQVKESRSGLDRYFRITERGSTVGREVRGGLATFFTMAYIVVLNPLIIGTVADADGRFLGDSTQPGGAIPLVAAATALIAGLLTIAMGVIGRYPLAMAAGLGLNAVLAFSVASGMSWEDAMGIVVLEGLVILVLVLTGFRTAVFHAIPPELKTAIAVGIGLFIALIGFVDAGFVRRIPGAVGEVTVPVQLGATGSLSGWPTLVFCVGLLLTALLVARRVRGAILIGIVATTVFAVIVEAIAEVGPFNAGPGPDGKPVINPDGWQLNVPKLPEDVVGAPNLSLLGDFSLFGSFERVGVVAALLFVFTIMLADFFDTMGTVVGVGAEAGLLDERGNLPGVRNVLLVDSVGAAAGGAGSVSSNTTYIESAAGVAEGARTGLASVVTGALFLVAMFFSPLVAIVPFEAATPALVVVGFLMMTQIRNIDFSDYDVAIPAFLTIVLMPFTYSITAGIGAGFIAYVVIKAARRRFAEIHPLMWLIAALFVIYFALDPVKEFLNVA, from the coding sequence GTGAACGCACAGGAAGCGCAGGTCAAGGAGTCCAGGAGCGGGCTCGACAGGTACTTCAGGATCACCGAGCGGGGCTCCACCGTGGGCCGTGAGGTGCGCGGCGGGCTGGCCACGTTCTTCACGATGGCCTACATCGTGGTGCTCAACCCGCTGATCATCGGTACGGTCGCCGACGCCGACGGGCGGTTCCTCGGTGACTCCACCCAGCCCGGCGGGGCGATCCCGCTGGTGGCGGCGGCGACCGCGCTGATCGCCGGGCTGCTGACGATCGCCATGGGCGTGATCGGCCGCTACCCGCTCGCGATGGCCGCCGGCCTCGGGCTGAACGCGGTGCTGGCGTTCAGCGTGGCCAGCGGCATGTCGTGGGAGGACGCGATGGGCATCGTCGTCCTGGAGGGCCTGGTCATCCTGGTGCTGGTGCTGACCGGGTTCCGCACGGCGGTGTTCCACGCCATCCCGCCCGAGCTGAAGACCGCCATCGCGGTGGGCATCGGCCTGTTCATCGCGCTGATCGGCTTCGTGGACGCCGGGTTCGTCCGGCGCATCCCCGGCGCCGTGGGCGAGGTGACGGTGCCGGTGCAGCTCGGCGCCACCGGCAGCCTGTCCGGGTGGCCGACCCTGGTGTTCTGCGTGGGGCTCCTGCTGACGGCGTTGCTGGTGGCGCGGCGGGTCAGGGGCGCGATCCTGATCGGCATCGTGGCGACCACCGTGTTCGCGGTGATCGTGGAGGCGATCGCCGAGGTCGGCCCCTTCAACGCCGGTCCGGGCCCCGACGGCAAGCCGGTCATCAACCCGGACGGCTGGCAGCTCAACGTCCCCAAACTGCCCGAGGACGTGGTCGGCGCCCCGAACCTGAGCCTGCTCGGCGACTTCAGCCTGTTCGGCAGCTTCGAGCGGGTCGGGGTGGTGGCCGCCCTGCTGTTCGTGTTCACGATCATGCTGGCCGACTTCTTCGACACGATGGGCACCGTGGTCGGCGTGGGAGCGGAGGCCGGCCTGCTGGACGAGCGGGGCAACCTGCCGGGCGTGCGGAACGTCCTGCTGGTCGACTCGGTCGGCGCCGCGGCCGGCGGTGCCGGGTCGGTGTCGTCCAACACCACCTACATCGAGTCGGCCGCCGGCGTCGCCGAGGGCGCCCGCACCGGGCTGGCCAGCGTGGTGACCGGGGCGCTGTTCCTGGTGGCCATGTTCTTCTCGCCGCTGGTGGCGATCGTGCCGTTCGAGGCCGCCACCCCGGCGCTGGTGGTGGTCGGGTTCCTGATGATGACCCAGATCCGCAACATCGACTTCAGCGACTACGACGTGGCGATCCCGGCGTTCCTGACCATCGTGCTGATGCCGTTCACGTACTCCATCACCGCGGGCATCGGCGCGGGCTTCATCGCCTACGTGGTCATCAAGGCGGCCCGCCGCCGGTTCGCCGAGATCCACCCGCTGATGTGGCTGATCGCCGCCCTGTTCGTCATCTACTTCGCGCTGGACCCGGTCAAGGAGTTCCTGAACGTGGCCTGA
- a CDS encoding spermine/spermidine synthase domain-containing protein, which yields MSRRFEELDWRPTPMGEISLRRRRDPVTGEDVYEVKLDDDFLMSSLFTAGEIALARLGLEPLPRDADLDVLVGGLGLGYTAHAVLQDPRVRSLVVVEALGEVIEWHRRRLVPLGGPLAEDARCRLVREDFFAVAAGRADPPGGPFHAVIVDIDHSPRHVLNPAHAAFYEPEGLRRLTALLHDGGVFALWSNDPPDERFERDLAAVFAETRTHVVEFPNPQQDRPAANTVYVAQI from the coding sequence ATGAGCAGGCGTTTCGAGGAGCTGGACTGGCGGCCCACCCCGATGGGGGAGATCAGCCTGCGGCGGCGGCGTGATCCGGTGACGGGCGAGGACGTGTACGAGGTCAAGCTCGATGACGACTTCCTGATGTCGAGCCTGTTCACCGCCGGGGAGATCGCGCTGGCCCGGCTGGGCCTGGAGCCGCTGCCCCGCGATGCGGACCTGGACGTGCTGGTGGGCGGGCTGGGCCTGGGCTACACCGCCCACGCGGTGCTCCAGGACCCGCGGGTGCGTTCGCTGGTGGTCGTGGAGGCGCTGGGCGAGGTGATCGAGTGGCATCGGCGGCGTCTGGTGCCGCTGGGCGGGCCGCTCGCCGAGGATGCCCGCTGCCGCCTGGTCCGGGAGGACTTCTTCGCGGTCGCCGCCGGGCGCGCCGACCCGCCGGGCGGGCCGTTCCACGCGGTGATCGTGGACATCGACCATTCACCCCGCCACGTGCTGAATCCCGCCCACGCCGCGTTCTACGAGCCCGAGGGCCTGCGCAGGCTCACCGCGCTGCTCCACGACGGCGGTGTCTTCGCCCTGTGGTCGAACGACCCGCCCGACGAACGCTTCGAGAGGGACCTGGCCGCGGTGTTCGCCGAGACCCGGACGCACGTCGTCGAATTCCCCAACCCGCAGCAGGACCGCCCCGCCGCCAACACGGTCTACGTCGCCCAGATCTGA
- a CDS encoding SMI1/KNR4 family protein gives MHWAVEQLTAVLEPPAGGGDQVDWERVREEYGVMFPADYRSFVETYGGGVIDDYIGISTPPVEGSVYGHLLGDGPFVSGQRHPAGPPYYPDPGGILRWGSSACGDDAYWHCTSEDPDEWTVLIWRRQVPSPEETWYPFDGGMVELLLASIRDGRPSLFSAPSVPSPRSVFTSWRDEWPYTQPDG, from the coding sequence ATGCACTGGGCGGTAGAGCAGTTGACCGCTGTCCTGGAGCCGCCTGCCGGTGGCGGGGACCAGGTCGACTGGGAGCGGGTCCGGGAGGAGTACGGGGTGATGTTCCCGGCCGACTACCGGAGCTTCGTGGAGACCTATGGCGGGGGTGTCATCGACGACTACATCGGTATCAGCACCCCGCCGGTGGAGGGATCGGTGTACGGGCATCTCCTGGGAGACGGCCCGTTCGTCTCGGGGCAGCGGCATCCGGCAGGGCCCCCGTACTACCCGGACCCGGGTGGGATCTTGCGCTGGGGCTCCAGCGCATGCGGCGATGACGCCTACTGGCACTGCACCAGTGAGGACCCCGACGAGTGGACGGTGCTGATCTGGAGGCGCCAGGTGCCGTCCCCTGAGGAGACCTGGTATCCCTTCGACGGCGGGATGGTGGAACTCCTGCTCGCGAGCATCAGGGACGGCCGCCCCAGCCTGTTCAGCGCTCCGAGCGTCCCCTCTCCTAGGTCGGTGTTCACCAGCTGGCGCGACGAGTGGCCCTACACGCAGCCGGATGGTTGA
- a CDS encoding M15 family metallopeptidase: MLVPRSAPLRAFVLAMTLLAVVCAPQGSVWAAAVAADPVDELRREADKAREDLEKATKEWESRKKELAESQAKLRDTLKELGKAETELDRIRGPLARLANTMYQTPSVGGSMVIFSAQGSESALRVAADLTHIANGQEALIRRADELQRRYQQLATTAQELQSRNAVEQTRLQQQIQALKQRSAELTAQLTAMLDKLEVSRERRLLLECPKDLVADARKYPNGLIPAKYLCDLPQRGEQLRADAARGFYKLNAAYKKHFGRDICVTDSYRSLADQQRVYYQRPGYAAVPGRSNHGLGTALDLCGGVQISGSAQFNWMEANSRRYGWFHPSWAYSNPFEPWHWEYGSG; the protein is encoded by the coding sequence GTGCTGGTCCCGCGATCAGCGCCGCTGAGGGCGTTCGTCCTGGCGATGACGCTGCTGGCGGTGGTCTGCGCACCGCAAGGCTCGGTGTGGGCGGCGGCCGTGGCGGCCGACCCCGTCGACGAACTGCGCCGCGAGGCCGACAAGGCGCGCGAGGACCTTGAGAAGGCCACCAAGGAGTGGGAGAGCCGTAAGAAGGAGCTGGCCGAGTCGCAGGCCAAGCTGCGCGACACGCTCAAGGAGCTGGGCAAGGCCGAGACGGAGCTGGACCGGATCCGGGGGCCGCTCGCCCGGCTGGCCAACACGATGTACCAGACCCCCAGTGTCGGCGGCTCCATGGTGATCTTTTCGGCGCAGGGCTCGGAGTCGGCGTTGCGGGTCGCCGCCGACCTGACGCACATCGCGAACGGGCAGGAGGCGCTGATCCGCCGGGCCGACGAGCTGCAGCGCCGCTACCAGCAACTGGCCACCACTGCGCAGGAGCTCCAGTCGCGGAACGCGGTCGAGCAGACCAGGCTGCAGCAGCAGATCCAGGCCCTCAAGCAGCGGTCGGCCGAACTGACCGCCCAGCTGACCGCCATGCTCGACAAGCTCGAGGTCAGCCGTGAACGCAGGCTGCTGCTCGAGTGCCCCAAGGATCTGGTCGCCGACGCCCGCAAGTACCCCAACGGCCTGATCCCCGCCAAGTACCTGTGCGACCTGCCCCAGAGGGGCGAGCAACTGCGCGCGGACGCGGCCCGGGGCTTCTACAAGCTGAACGCCGCCTACAAGAAGCACTTCGGCCGCGACATCTGCGTCACCGACTCGTACCGGAGCCTGGCGGACCAGCAGCGCGTCTACTACCAGCGTCCCGGGTACGCCGCCGTGCCCGGCCGCAGCAACCACGGACTGGGCACCGCACTGGACCTTTGCGGCGGCGTCCAGATCTCCGGCTCCGCCCAGTTCAACTGGATGGAGGCCAACTCCCGCAGATACGGCTGGTTCCATCCCAGCTGGGCCTACAGCAACCCCTTCGAACCCTGGCACTGGGAGTACGGCTCCGGATGA
- a CDS encoding NUDIX hydrolase, producing the protein MAATIDKIAWIHLDNGRILSTRSRGKDVYYIPGGKREPGETDLDTLVREIREELAVTIVPATARHLGTFQAQAHGHAHGVMVRMTCYTADHQGTPVPSSEIEELVWLAYRDRDRVSPVDQIIFDHLHRTGRLH; encoded by the coding sequence ATGGCCGCGACCATTGACAAGATCGCCTGGATCCATCTGGACAACGGCAGGATCCTCAGCACCCGATCACGCGGCAAGGACGTCTACTACATTCCCGGTGGAAAACGCGAGCCCGGCGAAACCGACCTCGACACCCTCGTCCGGGAGATCCGGGAGGAACTCGCCGTCACCATCGTCCCCGCCACCGCCCGGCACCTGGGCACCTTCCAGGCCCAGGCGCACGGCCACGCCCACGGCGTCATGGTGCGGATGACCTGCTACACCGCCGACCACCAGGGAACACCGGTCCCCAGCAGCGAAATCGAAGAACTCGTCTGGCTCGCCTACCGCGACCGCGACCGCGTGTCCCCCGTCGACCAGATCATCTTCGACCACCTCCATCGGACCGGCCGGCTCCACTGA